The genomic segment AGTCGGAAATCTTTCCATGTTATCTATTTTGTTGGTCATAACCAGATTAACCGACTTTTCGATTGCGATAGCGTCAGGAATCCATACGCCGCTTTTCGTCGGCGCACCGGCAAGTGATTGTACCCGGATGTTTGAAAGCTTGAAATCTTTTAATTCATATACTATCGCTAACATGTCCCATATGGAAATATTAGTATGAATATTCTCATAAATAATTTTTACTATTTTTGGAAATCCTATTATAACTTTTGGCTCTTTTATTTTGTTTACAACTTCACGTATAAAACCTTGCTGCCTTATAACCCTGTCTAAATCTGCCCGGTCACCGGTCCTGTATCTTATATATTCTAAAGCTTTTTGTCCAGTAAGTAAATATACACCGGTAGAAAAATGAATATGGAGATTACCCCAATTATCGTCATAATTCATCGGCTGGTTAATTTTAACTTTTACACCGCCAAGCACATCAATAAAATTCCTAAAACCATCATAATCTATTTGTGCATAATATGGAATATCTATACCTAATATTTTTTGGACTTCATCTTTCACACTATTAGAAGCTATATTGTGGTCCTTTGTACTTTTCCATTTGTTAGCATAAATCTGATTGATTTTTCTTATTGCGATTCCTTCAATTGATATTTTAGTATCGCGGGGAATTGATATTATATCCAAAAATCTTGTTTTTGGATTATATGATAAAAATATTATAACGTCTGAATGCTTTGAAAAATCGACACTATCTGTGCCTATGATAATTCCATTAACGCGGTTACCTGAAACTATTTTATACGTAAGCGTGTTTGAAACAGTAAGAATAACAGTTATTAAAAACAAGAAACTAAAAATTATTACAATTTTTTTCATCAGGATTATTTATTTGCAAATTATGAATACAAATATTATTGTTATATTATAGTTCTTTATTAAGGTGTCATTGCGAACAGCTTTTTCGTGAAACAATCTTGTCAGATTGCTTCGGCTATGCCCCGCAATGACGTCTATTTAAGGTACATTTTTTTAATAATTTATTATATAAAATTACGCTTTCTATAGAAAGCGGTTTCTTATCACCTAAGACATATTTCATTTTAGTTGATAAAGTTAAAACCATCGCTTTATCCAAATCTTCAAATGCAAGCTTTCTAATATTTTTGGCTTCCTTATATTTCCTTGATGGTTCAGAAATATCTGCAACATAAATAATTTTTGCAAATTTGTCCATATTCCTATATCCAAAAGTATGATGTTTTATTGCATTCAATATTTTCTTATCTTTAATTCCAAACTTATTTTTTGCAACCTCTGAAGCTAAAAACGAATGTTCGTTCCCGTTTTTAGAATTTTTCTGACTATCATGTAAGAGCGTAGCTATTTGTATTTTTTTAATATTTTTTAATCCATAATGTTTTGCTAATTCTGATGCAAGTTTTGTAAGTTCTAAAGTATGAACATATCTTTTCTGTGATATGTTCTTTTTTAAGTAATTCTTAATATCATTGATATAAACCATAATCTGCGTAATCAGCGATTGCTTGGATTTTCAAACAATCACATATAGAGACCGTTTCTTTTTATGTAACTTCCAACTGATGAACTAATAAGTCCTCTTGCAGAAAAACCATCTTCGATTTTCCTCCTGATTCCCGTTGATGAAATATCCGGAATTTTTCCCGAGAGCAGTATAAAATTATCTTTATTGTTAAAAATATAATTATCTCTTTTTCCAACAACAACTTTGCTTAACTGAATAATCTTTCTATCGTTTTTCCAGTTTTTTAAATCTATTGCAGAATCGGACCCGATGATAAGATATAAATCTACAGGAAAATATTTTTTATAAAAATATTCTATTGTTTGATATGTATAGGTTTTTCTTTTTCTGTTGAGTTCAAAATCCGATATTAAAAACTTTTTATAACTCCTTGTGGCAAGACTTAACATCCTTTTCCTGTGAAATGCTTTTTCTAACTTCCTGTTTTTATGAGGCGGCATATATGCAGGTACAAAAAACAATAAATCTAATTTTAACTGCTTTAATGCGCTTTTTGCAAGAACAATATGCCCATTATGAACAGGATCAAAACTTCCGCCTAATATCCCAATTTTCACTCTTTATATCCCTTTAATCACCAGAGCTAGCAAGAAATTTTCGCAGAGCCTAGATTTGCGACTACACTTTCAAGAGCAAATCTCAGAGCGAGTTGGTGCCGAGCGACTCAAGAAAATTTGCTTGGGAGCGATTTTTATTCTCTTATTTGCCCATTACCCCTTACGACATATTTATATGATGTAAGTTCTCTTAATCCCATGGGACCGCGAGCATGTATTTTTTGAGTTGAAATTCCGATTTCTGCGCCCATACCAAACTCGTTACCGTCAGTGAACCTTGTTGATGCATTCCAATAAACTACTGCAGAATCAACTTCTTTTAAAAATTTTTCCGATGTTTCCCTATTCTCCGTAACAATTGCATCAGAGTGATGAGACCCGTATTTTTCAATATGAGCGATTGCCTCGTCGACAGAAGAAACAATTTTTATAGACAAAATCAAATCCAGATATTCCTCATACCAATCGTCTTCAGTTGCCGGTTTTATACCACTAATTATTTTTTTTGTATTTTTACAACCACGAATTTCAACACCTGCCTTTTTATACTTATCAATTATTAAAGGCAAAATATTTGCCGCAATATCTTTATGAACAAGCAAAGTTTCCATTGCATTACAAACGCCCGGTCTTTGAACCTTTGCGTTAAAAGATATTTTTATTGCATTTTCTATATTGGCATCCTTATCAACATAAGTGTGACAGACACCTTTACCGTGAGCTATAACTGGTATAGAAGAATTATCCCTGACAAACTTTATAAGATTTTCACCACCTCGGGGAATTATACAGTCAATATAATCGTTAAGTCGTATCATTTCTGAAATCACTTTTCTGTCAACTTTATCAATAAATTCAACACTACCTTCAGGTATACCATCTGAATAAGCGCTTTCGCATATTAATTTTGTCAATATTTTATTAGAGTTAATCGTTTCGCTGCCACCGCGTAAAACAACACAATTGCCCGATTTAAGGCAAAGCCCGACAGAATCAACAGTAACATTCGGACGTGCTTCATAAATTATTCCTATAACACCGATAGGTACGCGAATTTTTCTTATCTCTAAACCATTCGGTCTTGTTATTTTCTCGATAATTTCACCGACCGGGTCAGGCAACCCTATAACAAATTTAAGACCGTCAACCATTGCGTTTATTCGTCCGTTATTCAATACTAAACGATCAACCATCGCTGACGGTAACTTCTGTTTTTCAGCGTTCTTTATATCTTTAAGATTTTCAGAGATTATTTTATCCCTATTTTTTAAAATATTCTCTGCGATATTAAAAAGGGCTTTGTTTTTTATATCATTTGAGACAAATGCTAAATTTCTTGAAGCAATTTTAGTTCTTTTAGCTTTTCTAACAATATAATCCTTAAAATTAGCCATGTTTTTATTATACGAAATTTTACCAAAAAGACAACAAAAAAAATCATTAGAAGAGATATTTAATTGTTTTAGATTCTTAGTGTTATATATATCCGCTAAAGAACTGATACATTTTAAAAAATAGAGTTTAAATGAAGTTTTAGCATAAAGAATGTAGTGGCTTGCCTTTGGCAAGCACTACAAATAATTGCAGAACCATATGATGCCATAATAAAGCACACAAGGACAGGCAAATACAACTCAAATAATAATAAAATCTAATTAATTAAACTCTACAATAAATTGCGAAGAAGGATTATTTTATATATTTTCTATTAACTCAGAAAACTTTTTTATTGGGTCGGGGTAAGATATTTTACTGAAAGATTCCGACATCTCTTGAAGAATATCAGGATTGTTCGCAAATTCATATATTTTTTCTGCAAGTCTATCAATGTTTTTCTCTTCAATAATAATTGCACTACCGTATCTTACCAGATATTCAGCATTTGCTTTCTGATGCTCTTCAGTAGAATAAGGATATGGGATAAGCACCGCAGGAATTTTTAATGTAATCAATTCTGCTACTGTAGTAGCGCCTGCACGGCAAATAACTAAAGATGCTTTTTGATATGCTGTTTCTATATTAAAAAGGTATTTATACACTTCTGCCGGTATTTTTTTTTCAGAATACGCATTTTTCACTATTTCATAATTATTTTCACCGGTAATATGTATAAACCGGATTTTTTCTTTTATCGCAACTAACCTTGATAGTGAATTTATAGCTGCAAGATTTATATTCTTTGAACCTTGACTGCCGCCAAAAACCAAAATAGTAATCGGTAATTTTATAATTTTAATTGATTTTGTCTGCTTAGAAACATCTAAAATATCCTGGCGGACAGGATTACCCGTAAAAACAACTTTTTCTAAAGGAAAATATCTACTTGAATCGCCGAAACTTATACATACTTTAGATGCAAATTTTGACGATAATTTATTAGCAAGTCCAGGAATGATATTTTGTTCGTGAATTATCGTAGGAATCTTTTTTATCCATGCTGCAAAAACAACAGGAAAGGAAACATAACCGCCAAAACCTATGACAATATCCGGTTTTTCTTTAATCAATATTTTTATTGATTGAAAAACAGAATATATGTTTTTAATTATAAATATTATCGCTTTTATTGATATTTTTCTTTGAAAACCAATACTAGATATTGTATAAAACCTGTAATTTTCTCTTGTAATTATTTCTGTTTTTTTACCAATAAAAAAAACATCATATCCTTTTTTTTTAAATTCACTCGCTATTGCAAGACCCGGATATATATGGCCGCCTGTAGAAGAGACAGCAATCAATATTTTTTTAGCCATTTAAGATTTTACCTGCCTGCCGGTAGGCAAGTTTGTTTACCGATATTCAGCAGTATTCCAATACTTGTCATCATTATTAAAATTGACGAGCCGCCAAACGAAATAAATGGAAGAGGTAAACCTTTCGTTGGTAAAAGCCCGACACTAACTGACATATTAATCAACGATTGAAAAGTAACCATTATTGTAATTCCAAAGGCAAGAATACTGCCAAAAAGATCTTTTGCACCCAATGCAATTTTCACACCAAAATACAACAATATTAAAAATAAAAACAAAACAAATATCGTACCAAATAATCCAAGTTCTTCACCTATAATTGGAAATATAAAATCCGTGTGCGGTTCAGGCAAAAAAAGCATTTTTACCCTGGATTCCCCCAATCCTATCCCTCTCAACCCGCCTGAACCCATTGCAAGAAGTGACTGGACTAACTGATACCCCGAACCCTGCGGATCAGCCCAGGGATTTAAAAAGGTTGTTATTCGTCTAATACGATATGGTTCTTTTATTACAGTATAAATAATTACAGGTATCCCTGCAATACTCATTAAAAACACATGTCCTAAATTTGCCCCGCCTATAATTAAAAGAATTATTGTTATAGAAAAAATAAGGAGCGGTACACCAATATCCCGTTCCGCAAATACCAATATTAATATCACGCCTACAATAAGTAGCGGTTTCAATAAACCCTCCTTAAAATTTTTCATTTTGCTTTTCCTTCTATCAACATACCAGGCAAGAAAAATTATAACAGTTAATTTTGCTACCTCTGATGGTTGAAAACCTAGTGGCCCAAACCTCAACCACCGTTTTGCCCCGCCGACTGTAGTCCCGAATATCAGAACAAACACTAACAGAACAAAAGTAAAAAGTAAAAGTGGTATTACCATGCTTCGTAACTTATTATAATCAAAATATGAGAAAAATAGCATAGAAATCCCGCCAAGACATACCCATAATAGTTGTTTCCAAAAAAACATTGTAGAGCTACCGTACTTGTAATCCGCCATTATGCCGCTTGCTGAATAGACCATAATTATACCGATAGATATTAGTATCGACATAACAACCCAAATTTCCATATTATATGACTTTGTTTTATCCATTATGATACCTGAAAATAAATACTCAACTATCTCATTGCTAATCAAACTTCACCTAACTCTGGCGAGAAACAATCGTATTGAGATTGCTTCGTTATCCCAAACATCGGGATTCCCCGCAATGACAACTTAGCTGAGTTAAATATTCATAACTATTTGTTTAAAATATTTCCCTCTCTCTTCATAGTTCTTAAATTGGTCAAAAGAAGCACATGCGGGAGACAATAAAACAATATCTCCCGAAACTGCAATTTCTTTTGCTTTCATTACAGCCTGTTCAATGTTTTCCAATAAAATAATATCGGCAGAACCCTTTAATTCTGAAAATATTTTTTCTTTCGCTTCGCCTATTGCGATAATTTTCTTAACGTTGTTTTTTATAAGTGGAATCAACGGTGAATATGGCGATCCTTTGTCCCTGCCTCCAAGAATAAGAACAATTGGCTGTTTGAAAGATTTTATAGCAACTTCTGTTGAAGATACATTTGTCCCTTTTGAATCATTTATGTATTTAACACCATTTATATCTTTGACATATTCAATACGATGTTCTATACCGTTAAATTCTGATAATATTTCTATAATATTTTTCTCGGGAATATTTGCTGCTTTTAATATTTCGATAGATGCGAGTGCATTTTCAACATTATGACTTCCGGGTATTTTTAAATTTAGTTTATTTCCATTTTTTCCAATTGAAAAATAAATTACCTCTGACCTGCATTTTCCGGAAAGTTCTTTACAATAACTATCATTTTCATTTAATACGCAGAAATCATTTTTATCCTGATTTAAGAATATCTTAGATTTTACATTTGCATAATTGTCCATTGTTTTGTGTCTTTCTAAATGGTCAGAGGTAATGTTTAAAATAGCTGATATATGCGGTGCATATTTGTCCGTATATTCAAGCTGATAACTTGAAACTTCCATAACAACATATGTCTCTTTATCTGATTCCCTGATAAAATCACAGACAGGAGTTCCTATATTACCGCAAATAATAGTTTTTTTACCAGCTTTTTTTAATACTTCACCTACCATAGAAGTTGTTGTGGTCTTTCCATTTGTCCCGGTAATAGCAATAATCATTTTATATTTTGCTAAAAGGTAAAATATTTCTATATCTGAAATAACCCTTATGCCTTTTTCTCTTGCTTCGGTTAAAATAGGTATATCCCAGTGAACACCGGGGCTTGGTACTATTAAATCTGCTGAAAGGATTTCTTTCGAATGGCCGCCGAATTCAGTTTTAATGTTTTGCGGGATTTTTGATTCAACTGCTTCCTCTTTTTTAACATCACTAAGTAAAACCTGGCATCCCTGTGATAAAAAATAATTAACACAAGAAATACCTGTCTTTGCTGCCCCCAATATTGCTACCTTTTTCCAGTTATTTTCCACAATGTTTCAAACTCCAAAAATCGGTTATAGAGTTTTAGAGTTTGTAGAGTTAAAACCCTATAACCCTATAACCCTACAACCTACGACATCTTCTCCGTCTACCTAATTTTTAACGAGCTCAAAGATAAAAGTGCTAATATGATTGCTACAATCCAAAATCTGATTACAACTTTATCTTCGGGAAGACCTTTAAGTTCAAAATGATGATGTAAAGGCGCCATTTTAAAAATTCTTTTCTTTCTGAAACGGAATGATATAACCTGCAGTAACACCGAGAGCGCTTCAACGACAAAAATCCCCCCTGTTACAATCAAAATCACCTCTTGTTTGATAAGAACACTAACAACCCCTATGCTGCCGCCTAAGAAAAGCGAACCCGTATCTCCCATAAATATTTCTGCCGGATGACAATTAAACCACAAGAAACCTAAACATGCACCTATCATTGCTGTTAGAAATATAGAAATTTCACCGGCGCCGGATACTGAAATTACCTTTAAATATTCACTAAACTTTACATTGCCCGCTACGTAAGCAAAAACCACATATACGAGCCCGGAAAATATAATTGAACCGACAGCAAGACCATCAAGTCCGTCTGTAAGATTAACTGCATTTGAAGAACCAATAATAATGAAATATGAAAAAAATATGTATAAAACTCCAAAATTCAAAAATACTCCCTTAAGATAAGGAATATTAACGGATGTTACATATTTTGGATTTGATGGAAACAAATAACAGTATGCAGAAATAATGACTGCCATAATAGATAAAAACAAAATCTTTTTTGAAGCAGATAAACCACTGGAATGTTTTTTTACTATTTTAAGATAATCATCAACAAAACCCAAGACACCAAGATAAGTAGACGATAAAATTAAAACCCATATAAACCTATTATTAAGACGTGCCCATAAAATTGTTGAAACTAAAAACGAAATAAGTATTATAACTCCGCCCATAGTTGGAGTACCGGATTTAACAAGGTGGGTAGGCGGACCATCTTCTCTTATAGTCTGGTTAATTTTGAAGAGTTTCAACTTATTTATAAAGTATTTACCAAAAAAAATAGATATTATAAGTGATGTGAAAATTGCACCACCCGCCCTAAATGTTATATATTGAAAAACATTAAATGGTGAAAAATAATTTGATAAATGACAAAGATAATATAACATAGATATTTATTTGTTTTTTGTCTGAATGTTTTTTATAACTTCTTCGATACCTGCACCTCGTGAAGCTTTAAAAAACACAGCATCCCCTTTTTTAAGGTTTATTTTCAAATATTTTGACAACTCGTTCTTATTTTTAAACCATATGCCATTAGATGAATCAGCAATACTTTTTGCTAATTTTCCGACTGTATAAACAACATCGGCAAGTTTATTCTTAAATATAAACTCTCCAATTTTTTCATGTTCCCTTTCCCCATAATTACCTAATTCCAGCATATCACCTAAAACCAATACTTTTCTCTTATTATAAAAGATTTTTGAGAAATTTTCAATCGCATTGTGCATTGATGTCGGATTTGCATTATAAGAATCGTTTACAACAATGACCCCATTTTCTAATTTTACCATTTCCATCCGCATTCCCTGAGGTATAAAATTTTTTAAACCATTAACAATGTCTTGAACTGAGATTTTAAGAGAAACTGCACAACCTGTTGCAGCAAGTGCATTATATACATTAAACATTCCGGGAACAGGAATTTCAACTTTGGTTATTCTATTGTCAATTTTTATATTGAAATTTGTTTTATCAGCCTTCAAAATAAAATCAGATGCCATTATATCCGATTTACTATTAATTCCAAATGTTATTTTATTACATTTTAAACTTTTAGCAGCAAGCGATATCAGCTCATCATCATTATTAACAACAGCAATATCATTTTTCCCGAGGTAATTAAAAAGTTCCATTTTAGCATTTAATATACC from the Elusimicrobiota bacterium genome contains:
- a CDS encoding LCP family protein, translating into MKKIVIIFSFLFLITVILTVSNTLTYKIVSGNRVNGIIIGTDSVDFSKHSDVIIFLSYNPKTRFLDIISIPRDTKISIEGIAIRKINQIYANKWKSTKDHNIASNSVKDEVQKILGIDIPYYAQIDYDGFRNFIDVLGGVKVKINQPMNYDDNWGNLHIHFSTGVYLLTGQKALEYIRYRTGDRADLDRVIRQQGFIREVVNKIKEPKVIIGFPKIVKIIYENIHTNISIWDMLAIVYELKDFKLSNIRVQSLAGAPTKSGVWIPDAIAIEKSVNLVMTNKIDNMERFPTYSNIVVEIFNASGKTDLAGKMRKYFVKKNFDVIKTGNYDPNSKYEKTIVIDRMGQLKKAQQIADEIGVKEVITKIDESRGVDVTIIIGRDWQGLKNIWEKK
- the yqeK gene encoding bis(5'-nucleosyl)-tetraphosphatase (symmetrical) YqeK, giving the protein MVYINDIKNYLKKNISQKRYVHTLELTKLASELAKHYGLKNIKKIQIATLLHDSQKNSKNGNEHSFLASEVAKNKFGIKDKKILNAIKHHTFGYRNMDKFAKIIYVADISEPSRKYKEAKNIRKLAFEDLDKAMVLTLSTKMKYVLGDKKPLSIESVILYNKLLKKCTLNRRHCGA
- the nadD gene encoding nicotinate (nicotinamide) nucleotide adenylyltransferase; its protein translation is MKIGILGGSFDPVHNGHIVLAKSALKQLKLDLLFFVPAYMPPHKNRKLEKAFHRKRMLSLATRSYKKFLISDFELNRKRKTYTYQTIEYFYKKYFPVDLYLIIGSDSAIDLKNWKNDRKIIQLSKVVVGKRDNYIFNNKDNFILLSGKIPDISSTGIRRKIEDGFSARGLISSSVGSYIKRNGLYM
- a CDS encoding glutamate-5-semialdehyde dehydrogenase, which gives rise to MANFKDYIVRKAKRTKIASRNLAFVSNDIKNKALFNIAENILKNRDKIISENLKDIKNAEKQKLPSAMVDRLVLNNGRINAMVDGLKFVIGLPDPVGEIIEKITRPNGLEIRKIRVPIGVIGIIYEARPNVTVDSVGLCLKSGNCVVLRGGSETINSNKILTKLICESAYSDGIPEGSVEFIDKVDRKVISEMIRLNDYIDCIIPRGGENLIKFVRDNSSIPVIAHGKGVCHTYVDKDANIENAIKISFNAKVQRPGVCNAMETLLVHKDIAANILPLIIDKYKKAGVEIRGCKNTKKIISGIKPATEDDWYEEYLDLILSIKIVSSVDEAIAHIEKYGSHHSDAIVTENRETSEKFLKEVDSAVVYWNASTRFTDGNEFGMGAEIGISTQKIHARGPMGLRELTSYKYVVRGNGQIRE
- the murG gene encoding undecaprenyldiphospho-muramoylpentapeptide beta-N-acetylglucosaminyltransferase, with translation MAKKILIAVSSTGGHIYPGLAIASEFKKKGYDVFFIGKKTEIITRENYRFYTISSIGFQRKISIKAIIFIIKNIYSVFQSIKILIKEKPDIVIGFGGYVSFPVVFAAWIKKIPTIIHEQNIIPGLANKLSSKFASKVCISFGDSSRYFPLEKVVFTGNPVRQDILDVSKQTKSIKIIKLPITILVFGGSQGSKNINLAAINSLSRLVAIKEKIRFIHITGENNYEIVKNAYSEKKIPAEVYKYLFNIETAYQKASLVICRAGATTVAELITLKIPAVLIPYPYSTEEHQKANAEYLVRYGSAIIIEEKNIDRLAEKIYEFANNPDILQEMSESFSKISYPDPIKKFSELIENI
- the ftsW gene encoding putative lipid II flippase FtsW — encoded protein: MDKTKSYNMEIWVVMSILISIGIIMVYSASGIMADYKYGSSTMFFWKQLLWVCLGGISMLFFSYFDYNKLRSMVIPLLLFTFVLLVFVLIFGTTVGGAKRWLRFGPLGFQPSEVAKLTVIIFLAWYVDRRKSKMKNFKEGLLKPLLIVGVILILVFAERDIGVPLLIFSITIILLIIGGANLGHVFLMSIAGIPVIIYTVIKEPYRIRRITTFLNPWADPQGSGYQLVQSLLAMGSGGLRGIGLGESRVKMLFLPEPHTDFIFPIIGEELGLFGTIFVLFLFLILLYFGVKIALGAKDLFGSILAFGITIMVTFQSLINMSVSVGLLPTKGLPLPFISFGGSSILIMMTSIGILLNIGKQTCLPAGR
- the murD gene encoding UDP-N-acetylmuramoyl-L-alanine--D-glutamate ligase, whose amino-acid sequence is MENNWKKVAILGAAKTGISCVNYFLSQGCQVLLSDVKKEEAVESKIPQNIKTEFGGHSKEILSADLIVPSPGVHWDIPILTEAREKGIRVISDIEIFYLLAKYKMIIAITGTNGKTTTTSMVGEVLKKAGKKTIICGNIGTPVCDFIRESDKETYVVMEVSSYQLEYTDKYAPHISAILNITSDHLERHKTMDNYANVKSKIFLNQDKNDFCVLNENDSYCKELSGKCRSEVIYFSIGKNGNKLNLKIPGSHNVENALASIEILKAANIPEKNIIEILSEFNGIEHRIEYVKDINGVKYINDSKGTNVSSTEVAIKSFKQPIVLILGGRDKGSPYSPLIPLIKNNVKKIIAIGEAKEKIFSELKGSADIILLENIEQAVMKAKEIAVSGDIVLLSPACASFDQFKNYEERGKYFKQIVMNI
- the mraY gene encoding phospho-N-acetylmuramoyl-pentapeptide-transferase, which codes for MLYYLCHLSNYFSPFNVFQYITFRAGGAIFTSLIISIFFGKYFINKLKLFKINQTIREDGPPTHLVKSGTPTMGGVIILISFLVSTILWARLNNRFIWVLILSSTYLGVLGFVDDYLKIVKKHSSGLSASKKILFLSIMAVIISAYCYLFPSNPKYVTSVNIPYLKGVFLNFGVLYIFFSYFIIIGSSNAVNLTDGLDGLAVGSIIFSGLVYVVFAYVAGNVKFSEYLKVISVSGAGEISIFLTAMIGACLGFLWFNCHPAEIFMGDTGSLFLGGSIGVVSVLIKQEVILIVTGGIFVVEALSVLLQVISFRFRKKRIFKMAPLHHHFELKGLPEDKVVIRFWIVAIILALLSLSSLKIR
- a CDS encoding UDP-N-acetylmuramoyl-tripeptide--D-alanyl-D-alanine ligase; translation: MIKKMEKIELLKIIGTIKKYRSFGVSIDSRTTEKGDIFFAIKGEKYDGHDYIYDAIFKKGAIAAVVSRTPDFMSDKHKRIGKNPQLPVIIVKDTLLALQEFAKYYREIFNPKTIGITGSNGKTTTKNILASIISQKHSVLSTQGNFNNHIGLPLTLFKLNKNHKYCVLEMGANHKGEIARLCEIANPTCGIITNIGFAHIGNFGSLRGILNAKMELFNYLGKNDIAVVNNDDELISLAAKSLKCNKITFGINSKSDIMASDFILKADKTNFNIKIDNRITKVEIPVPGMFNVYNALAATGCAVSLKISVQDIVNGLKNFIPQGMRMEMVKLENGVIVVNDSYNANPTSMHNAIENFSKIFYNKRKVLVLGDMLELGNYGEREHEKIGEFIFKNKLADVVYTVGKLAKSIADSSNGIWFKNKNELSKYLKINLKKGDAVFFKASRGAGIEEVIKNIQTKNK